The following proteins are co-located in the Gordonia polyisoprenivorans genome:
- a CDS encoding acyl-CoA dehydrogenase family protein has protein sequence MSYLEPELQELARSVRRQAWRRFAERDAELDRTQRFSPETWSDVRDLGLIGLSFPEEEGGGGAPVLAFIVALEQVAYTSAVAALYPGTTIQVARALLDHGQPAMREKWAKRLIAGDVVASWAFTEPQTGSDPKQLATRARRDGDGWVLDGAKAFISYSGVAEIALVFAVDESGASCAFLVETEQPGWQPEHAVEVLAYGAAEARPVRLDGVRVPAEGLVGALGDGFSVMLAGEALGKLRIAALNVGVTQRALDEATRYALQRTHRGTAIGDKFPTIRALLADMSASVLAARAALYDTARRLDEGAELAGAIAALRLVTARAATETTSAALQVCGAYGLSKEMAVERLYRQAKFYEVAQGSLELQRVIAGKAVLAGYTEDRFERWKDS, from the coding sequence ATGAGCTATCTCGAACCGGAGCTGCAAGAGCTCGCACGCAGCGTGCGCCGGCAGGCCTGGCGCCGATTCGCCGAGCGAGACGCCGAGCTCGACCGCACGCAGCGCTTCTCGCCCGAGACCTGGTCCGATGTCCGCGACCTGGGCCTCATCGGCCTCTCATTCCCCGAGGAAGAGGGCGGTGGCGGGGCGCCCGTGCTGGCCTTCATCGTCGCGCTGGAGCAGGTCGCCTACACATCGGCGGTCGCTGCCCTCTACCCAGGCACCACGATCCAGGTCGCGCGAGCGCTGCTCGACCACGGTCAACCGGCGATGCGAGAGAAGTGGGCCAAGCGCCTGATCGCCGGAGACGTTGTGGCCTCGTGGGCTTTCACCGAGCCGCAGACCGGCTCGGACCCCAAGCAGCTCGCCACCCGGGCCCGGCGCGATGGCGACGGCTGGGTGCTGGACGGCGCCAAGGCGTTTATCTCGTACTCGGGCGTCGCCGAGATCGCGCTCGTCTTCGCTGTCGACGAGTCCGGGGCGTCCTGCGCTTTCCTCGTCGAGACCGAACAGCCCGGCTGGCAGCCCGAGCACGCGGTCGAGGTGCTCGCATACGGCGCCGCTGAGGCCCGGCCGGTGCGGCTGGACGGTGTGCGGGTCCCGGCAGAGGGCCTCGTCGGCGCCCTGGGCGACGGCTTCAGCGTCATGCTCGCTGGTGAGGCGCTCGGCAAGCTGCGGATCGCGGCCCTCAACGTCGGTGTCACGCAGCGCGCCCTGGACGAGGCGACGCGATACGCCCTGCAGCGCACCCACCGCGGCACGGCGATCGGCGATAAGTTCCCGACCATTCGCGCGCTTCTGGCGGACATGAGTGCGTCCGTGCTCGCGGCACGAGCCGCCCTCTACGACACCGCTCGTCGTCTCGATGAGGGGGCTGAGCTCGCCGGAGCGATCGCCGCGCTGCGACTGGTGACCGCGCGCGCCGCCACGGAGACGACCAGTGCCGCGTTGCAGGTGTGTGGGGCCTACGGTCTCAGCAAGGAGATGGCCGTCGAGCGGCTCTACCGCCAGGCGAAGTTCTACGAGGTGGCACAGGGCTCGCTCGAGCTGCAGCGGGTGATCGCAGGCAAGGCCGTTCTGGCGGGATACACCGAGGACCGCTTCGAGCGCTGGAAGGACAGCTGA
- a CDS encoding enoyl-CoA hydratase, giving the protein MTEETTSDAPVAQYVVRAGVATITFDRPQARNALNAAMVAQVDAALSAAEQAPDVAVIVLTGSDPAFCAGLDIREFGETGRPPAGVNDLIQRMPVLTKPTIGAINGPVLTGGLEFALGLDILIASERAVFGDTHAKVGILPGGGMTAHLPRAVGQRLALEMSFTGRLLTPAEALQKGLVTHVLPHDELLGKAQELGEAVAARNGAIVRELKRLYRASLDSTMGEGLANEIAERDARRARGNQLVPSSDRVPLS; this is encoded by the coding sequence ATGACCGAGGAGACGACATCCGACGCGCCGGTCGCGCAGTACGTCGTGCGGGCCGGCGTCGCGACCATCACGTTCGACCGGCCGCAGGCGCGCAACGCGCTCAACGCCGCGATGGTCGCACAGGTCGACGCGGCTCTGAGCGCGGCGGAGCAGGCCCCCGACGTCGCTGTGATCGTGCTCACCGGAAGCGATCCTGCCTTCTGCGCCGGGCTGGACATCCGCGAGTTCGGCGAGACCGGTCGGCCGCCGGCTGGCGTCAACGACCTCATCCAGCGGATGCCCGTCCTGACAAAGCCGACGATCGGCGCGATCAACGGTCCCGTCCTGACCGGTGGACTGGAGTTCGCGCTCGGTCTCGACATCCTGATCGCCTCCGAGCGGGCCGTCTTCGGCGACACCCACGCCAAGGTCGGCATCCTGCCCGGCGGCGGCATGACGGCCCACCTCCCACGTGCCGTGGGGCAGCGGCTCGCCCTCGAGATGTCGTTCACCGGCCGGCTGCTGACGCCGGCGGAGGCGCTCCAGAAGGGCCTGGTCACCCATGTCCTGCCGCACGATGAGCTTCTCGGCAAGGCACAGGAACTCGGTGAAGCTGTTGCCGCTCGCAACGGCGCGATCGTGCGGGAGCTGAAGCGGCTCTATCGGGCCAGTCTGGACTCGACGATGGGCGAGGGCCTCGCCAACGAGATCGCCGAGCGTGATGCGCGTCGTGCACGCGGCAACCAGCTGGTGCCCAGTTCAGACCGCGTGCCCCTGAGCTGA
- a CDS encoding class I adenylate-forming enzyme family protein — protein MYEDYAPSTRATWTQRVLGHLADDQDQPALIEATPDGIRIWTRAELLRMIAGSYELLTDSLLAGQIAPALFTTRPASVAMLVAGALAGRPLAPLAPRMTLPELLGCIGDIPGEILFAEESSAELAHEVAEAIGKRVVLVDADIAGTTELRPNDDPDATALIMHTSGTTGRPKRVAVREFPLGRRADVNGYLLGVTPGDRVVTTSLFHHVGGLGNIAVALGNGAAVVLFPTFSVDAWRQVDAAAPTQCVTIPSVFETLLAADALKSSTLRTLGYGASPIHPDTMRRIQEVLPDVDFVNLFGQTEGSPVATLSPADHRAAVNGREHLLKSVGRAAPDGELKIHEPDADGVGEVWVRSPHSFLVDEEGWQHTGDLGRIDEEGYLFLVGRRGDKIIRGGENVYPVEVEQVLTTHPDVQDVVVVGVPDRRLGETIKAFIVASPGATPDPETLRAYTRERLAGFKVPVMWQFIDEMPRNANGKIMRRALPVEPVD, from the coding sequence GTGTACGAGGACTACGCCCCATCCACCCGAGCGACCTGGACCCAACGGGTCCTCGGCCACCTCGCCGACGACCAGGATCAGCCCGCGCTCATCGAGGCCACGCCCGACGGCATCCGCATATGGACGCGGGCGGAGCTCCTGCGGATGATCGCCGGCTCATACGAGCTGCTCACCGATTCGCTCCTCGCCGGCCAGATCGCGCCGGCGCTGTTCACCACCCGGCCGGCATCGGTCGCGATGCTGGTCGCGGGTGCTCTGGCGGGCCGGCCCCTCGCCCCGCTCGCTCCACGCATGACCCTTCCCGAACTGCTCGGCTGCATCGGCGACATCCCCGGCGAGATCCTGTTCGCAGAGGAATCGTCGGCCGAACTGGCGCACGAGGTCGCCGAAGCGATCGGCAAACGGGTCGTGCTGGTCGACGCCGACATCGCCGGCACCACCGAGTTGCGGCCCAACGACGACCCGGATGCCACTGCGCTGATCATGCATACCTCGGGGACGACCGGGCGGCCCAAGCGCGTGGCGGTCCGCGAGTTCCCCCTTGGCCGTCGCGCCGACGTCAACGGCTACCTCCTGGGCGTCACCCCCGGCGATCGGGTCGTGACCACCTCGCTCTTCCACCACGTTGGCGGACTCGGCAACATCGCGGTGGCGCTCGGCAACGGCGCCGCCGTCGTGCTCTTCCCGACCTTCTCCGTCGACGCCTGGCGCCAGGTGGACGCCGCAGCGCCGACCCAGTGCGTCACCATCCCCTCGGTCTTCGAGACCCTGCTCGCGGCCGACGCGCTGAAGTCGAGCACTCTGCGCACCCTCGGCTACGGCGCGTCGCCGATCCACCCTGACACGATGCGTCGAATCCAGGAGGTCTTGCCTGACGTGGACTTCGTCAATCTCTTCGGCCAGACCGAGGGATCGCCCGTCGCCACACTGAGCCCCGCCGATCACCGCGCGGCGGTCAACGGACGCGAACATCTCCTCAAGTCGGTCGGCCGCGCCGCTCCGGACGGCGAACTCAAGATCCACGAACCGGATGCCGACGGTGTGGGCGAAGTCTGGGTCCGGTCCCCGCATTCCTTCCTCGTCGACGAGGAAGGCTGGCAGCACACCGGAGACCTCGGCCGCATCGACGAGGAAGGGTACCTGTTCTTGGTCGGCCGTCGCGGAGACAAGATCATCCGCGGCGGGGAGAACGTATACCCGGTCGAGGTCGAGCAGGTCCTCACCACCCATCCCGACGTCCAGGACGTCGTTGTGGTGGGCGTGCCCGATCGACGCCTGGGTGAGACGATCAAGGCGTTCATCGTCGCCTCCCCGGGCGCGACGCCCGATCCCGAGACGCTGCGCGCTTACACCCGCGAGCGCCTCGCCGGTTTCAAGGTGCCGGTGATGTGGCAATTCATCGACGAGATGCCCCGGAACGCCAACGGGAAGATCATGCGCCGGGCACTGCCCGTCGAGCCCGTCGACTGA
- a CDS encoding aldehyde dehydrogenase family protein: MTATARSDVAEILAKSQLPSELTAFVDGEFVAPRQGATVLDVDDPATGIVVAHVVESSAEQVGDAVRSAHEAQSAWLRFDPAERGRRMLAVAAAIRADADLLAHMETIDSGKPLSQSRADIAGSARYFEYYGGLTDKIHGDTLPQPAGTFSYTLHEPLGVIAHITPWNAPLTQLARGVAPSLAAGNAVVAKPSELTPLTSIYTARLMVAAGIPAGLCNVVLGRGASTGSDLIENELVRHITFTGSVGTGRRVGAVAARRIIGVNLELGGKSPTIVCADADLDAAAKAGALAVVRNSGQSCFATTRLLVDRRVRDEFVQRLAARMDGLSVGHGLDEPDVGPLISNPQFEKVLGYLDSARTSGAELVVGGERAEVAGGIGGHYVTPTLLQGVRNDMPVAREEIFGPVQSVLEFDDLDEAISIANDTEYGLSAGVFTGNVATAHRVAAQLQAGQIQVNRYTGAGVEVPFGGYKNSGLGREKGIDAIHHYTQVKAVIMDIA, translated from the coding sequence GTGACGGCCACCGCCCGATCCGATGTCGCCGAAATCCTGGCGAAATCCCAGCTTCCGAGCGAGCTCACCGCGTTTGTCGACGGTGAGTTCGTCGCGCCTCGTCAGGGCGCCACCGTCCTCGACGTCGACGACCCTGCCACCGGCATCGTCGTCGCCCATGTCGTCGAGTCCTCGGCGGAGCAGGTGGGCGACGCCGTCCGTAGCGCACACGAGGCCCAGTCGGCCTGGCTGCGATTCGACCCAGCCGAGCGCGGTCGCCGGATGCTGGCGGTCGCGGCCGCGATCCGCGCGGACGCCGACCTGCTGGCCCACATGGAGACCATCGACTCCGGCAAGCCGCTGTCGCAGTCGCGCGCCGACATCGCCGGCAGCGCGCGATACTTCGAGTACTACGGGGGTCTCACCGACAAGATCCACGGCGACACCCTGCCGCAGCCTGCGGGCACGTTCTCGTACACGCTGCACGAGCCCCTGGGTGTCATCGCGCACATCACGCCGTGGAACGCGCCACTGACCCAATTGGCCCGTGGTGTCGCGCCCAGTCTCGCCGCCGGCAACGCCGTGGTGGCCAAGCCCTCCGAGCTCACCCCCCTGACGAGCATCTACACCGCTCGTCTCATGGTGGCCGCCGGCATCCCCGCTGGGCTGTGCAACGTCGTGCTCGGCCGCGGCGCGTCAACGGGCTCCGATCTCATCGAGAACGAACTGGTCCGCCACATCACTTTCACCGGCTCGGTGGGCACCGGCCGCAGGGTCGGCGCGGTCGCCGCCCGCCGCATCATCGGCGTCAACCTCGAGCTCGGCGGCAAGTCGCCGACAATAGTGTGCGCGGATGCCGATCTGGACGCCGCGGCCAAGGCCGGCGCCCTCGCCGTGGTTCGTAACTCGGGCCAGTCCTGCTTCGCCACCACCAGACTGCTGGTCGACCGGCGAGTGCGCGACGAGTTCGTCCAGCGGCTGGCGGCTCGGATGGATGGCCTGTCGGTCGGTCATGGCCTCGACGAGCCGGACGTCGGTCCCCTGATCTCGAACCCGCAGTTCGAGAAGGTCTTGGGCTACCTCGACTCGGCCCGTACGAGCGGCGCCGAGCTGGTCGTCGGCGGCGAGCGCGCCGAGGTTGCGGGTGGCATCGGCGGACACTACGTCACCCCGACCCTCCTCCAGGGCGTGCGCAACGACATGCCTGTGGCGCGGGAGGAGATCTTCGGGCCGGTCCAGTCCGTCTTGGAGTTCGACGACCTCGACGAGGCGATCTCGATCGCCAACGACACCGAGTACGGCCTGTCGGCAGGTGTGTTCACCGGCAACGTCGCGACCGCGCACCGGGTCGCCGCTCAGCTGCAGGCCGGTCAGATCCAGGTCAACCGATACACCGGCGCCGGGGTGGAAGTTCCCTTCGGCGGTTACAAGAACAGTGGTCTGGGGCGCGAGAAGGGCATCGACGCGATCCACCACTACACCCAAGTCAAGGCCGTCATCATGGATATCGCATGA
- a CDS encoding NAD(P)-dependent oxidoreductase has translation MNHTLGFIGLGVMGSGMSSNLARKSQRTLVVYDPDETAMTAAVEVGAQARGSVAAVGGEADIVFLSLPSIVQVESVCEELLAGPSRPQIVVDMSTSDVTRTRVLAERLRAEGIALVDAPVARQRQAAAAGTLLITVGADDETFALLQPYLSCMGTDIVQAGDVGAGQVLKIMNNMVLFINMNAVAEALAIGRAAGVNPQTLFSTLALGSADSFALRNTATATMIPDEYPERAFPVDYAMKDLKLALQLAADSEVPIGSAQQTMDLLQRAHDAGLGAAYYPVMIKVIEGRA, from the coding sequence ATGAACCACACCCTCGGATTCATCGGCTTGGGCGTCATGGGCTCGGGCATGTCCTCGAACCTCGCCCGCAAGTCCCAGCGCACTCTCGTCGTCTACGACCCGGACGAGACCGCCATGACCGCCGCGGTCGAGGTCGGCGCCCAGGCGCGTGGCAGCGTCGCCGCGGTCGGCGGCGAGGCGGACATCGTCTTCCTCTCGCTGCCCTCGATCGTCCAGGTCGAGTCGGTCTGCGAGGAGTTGCTCGCGGGCCCGTCCCGGCCCCAGATCGTCGTCGACATGAGCACCAGCGACGTGACCCGCACCCGGGTGCTCGCGGAGCGGCTGCGCGCGGAGGGCATCGCCCTCGTCGACGCGCCGGTCGCCCGGCAGCGCCAGGCCGCCGCCGCCGGCACCCTGCTCATCACCGTAGGGGCAGATGACGAGACGTTCGCGCTGCTCCAGCCCTACCTCTCGTGCATGGGCACCGACATCGTACAGGCGGGCGACGTGGGCGCCGGCCAGGTGCTCAAGATCATGAACAACATGGTGCTGTTCATCAACATGAACGCTGTCGCCGAGGCGCTGGCCATCGGCCGGGCCGCCGGGGTGAATCCGCAGACCCTGTTCTCGACACTGGCGCTCGGCTCAGCCGACAGCTTCGCGCTGCGCAACACTGCCACCGCGACGATGATTCCCGACGAGTACCCCGAGCGCGCATTCCCGGTCGACTACGCGATGAAGGACCTCAAGCTCGCGCTGCAGCTGGCCGCCGACTCGGAGGTCCCGATCGGATCCGCGCAGCAGACCATGGATCTGCTGCAGCGGGCGCACGACGCCGGACTCGGCGCCGCGTATTACCCCGTGATGATCAAGGTGATCGAGGGCCGTGCCTGA
- a CDS encoding N-acyl homoserine lactonase family protein, producing the protein MPESGAGAGPVWQVWAVRTATGGRPARDNYLYPGDRSGEQAIDFIVFVAACGDDVVVIDTGFDRVAGARRGRHLELTAAEAVSATGLDPAAVKTVVLSHLHYDHAGNVNDFPDAQVVLQQAELEYAAGPAMRHHRLSHFFEAEDVATIVRRLYAGTVTLLDGDHDLLPGFELRLVAGHTRGSQIARIRTDRGWIVLACDGAHYFGNICERNPFPALVDLEQVFDGYERIEDLASSPAHIIPGHDPQLFELYDRVPNQAGQVIAALHTTPIGAGERHTGTT; encoded by the coding sequence GTGCCTGAGAGCGGAGCCGGTGCTGGGCCGGTCTGGCAGGTGTGGGCGGTCCGGACCGCCACCGGTGGCCGGCCGGCGCGCGACAACTACCTCTACCCGGGTGACCGCTCGGGGGAGCAGGCGATCGACTTCATCGTCTTCGTCGCCGCCTGCGGCGACGACGTGGTCGTGATCGACACCGGCTTTGACCGGGTGGCCGGTGCTCGCCGTGGACGCCACCTCGAGCTGACTGCCGCGGAGGCCGTGTCTGCCACGGGCCTGGATCCGGCCGCGGTCAAGACCGTGGTGCTCAGTCACCTGCACTACGACCACGCCGGCAACGTGAACGACTTCCCCGACGCGCAGGTGGTACTGCAGCAGGCGGAACTCGAATACGCCGCCGGACCCGCGATGCGCCACCACCGCCTCAGCCACTTCTTCGAGGCCGAGGACGTCGCCACGATCGTTCGCCGGCTGTACGCGGGCACGGTCACGCTGCTCGATGGCGATCACGACCTGCTGCCGGGCTTCGAGCTCCGTCTGGTCGCGGGTCACACCCGCGGCTCGCAGATCGCGCGCATCCGCACTGACCGAGGGTGGATCGTGCTCGCCTGTGACGGCGCACACTACTTCGGCAACATCTGCGAGCGGAACCCGTTCCCCGCGCTGGTCGACCTGGAGCAGGTCTTCGACGGCTATGAGCGCATCGAGGACCTGGCCTCCTCGCCGGCCCACATCATCCCGGGTCACGACCCACAACTGTTCGAGCTGTACGACAGAGTGCCCAACCAGGCAGGACAGGTCATCGCAGCCCTACACACGACGCCGATCGGCGCCGGAGAAAGGCACACAGGCACAACATGA
- a CDS encoding acyl-CoA dehydrogenase family protein: protein MITDPETLAEFRASVVDFAAGKLAPGALARAHETDYPRDLARMLAGQGLLGLSIPEELGGQGAGLSAAITAIQAVASRCPRSADIVQAGNFGPIRTFAQYATEDQRERYLGGLLSGDLLMSLGMSEPGAGSAATELTTAATPDGDGWLINGTKVFSTHSADADVYLVYVRFAKGIDGIGSVLVDRNTPGLEVGKPVGYMNGEHWCPLYFDNCRIGPEQVLLGQGGFKKQISGFNVERLGNSARSIAVGRYAFDVARDHVLTREQFGRPLAEFQGLQWMFAEAAVKLESAQLLLERAAANGDRLGLPTAAETAMAKLAANQAGFAAADVAMQAMGASGFCDDSLVEYCFRRTRGWMIAGGSIEILKNRIAEDVFGRRFSSRAR, encoded by the coding sequence ATGATCACTGACCCGGAAACCCTCGCGGAGTTCCGCGCCTCGGTGGTGGATTTCGCCGCCGGCAAACTCGCACCCGGTGCGCTCGCACGTGCCCACGAGACGGACTACCCCCGCGATCTCGCACGTATGCTGGCCGGCCAGGGTCTCCTCGGCCTCAGTATCCCGGAGGAGCTGGGGGGTCAGGGCGCGGGTCTGAGCGCCGCCATCACCGCGATCCAGGCTGTCGCCAGTCGGTGTCCGCGCAGCGCGGACATCGTGCAGGCCGGCAACTTCGGCCCGATCCGCACCTTCGCGCAGTACGCCACCGAGGACCAGCGCGAGCGCTACCTCGGCGGCTTGCTCTCCGGCGATCTGCTGATGTCGCTGGGCATGAGCGAGCCCGGTGCCGGCTCAGCCGCCACCGAGCTCACCACCGCGGCCACCCCGGACGGCGATGGCTGGCTGATCAACGGCACCAAGGTGTTCTCCACCCACAGCGCCGACGCAGACGTCTACCTCGTTTACGTGCGTTTCGCCAAGGGTATCGACGGCATCGGCTCGGTGCTGGTCGACCGGAACACGCCGGGTCTCGAGGTCGGTAAGCCGGTCGGGTACATGAACGGCGAGCACTGGTGTCCGCTCTACTTCGACAACTGCCGGATCGGCCCCGAGCAGGTACTCCTGGGCCAGGGTGGTTTCAAGAAGCAGATCAGCGGGTTCAACGTCGAGCGCCTGGGCAACAGTGCACGCTCTATCGCCGTGGGTCGCTACGCCTTCGACGTGGCCAGGGACCATGTACTGACCCGTGAGCAGTTCGGCCGGCCGCTGGCCGAGTTCCAGGGCCTGCAGTGGATGTTCGCCGAGGCAGCGGTCAAGCTCGAATCGGCCCAGTTGCTGCTCGAGCGCGCGGCGGCCAACGGCGACAGGCTCGGTCTGCCGACGGCCGCTGAGACCGCAATGGCCAAGCTTGCCGCCAACCAGGCCGGGTTCGCCGCCGCGGACGTCGCCATGCAGGCGATGGGTGCGTCCGGCTTCTGCGACGACAGCTTGGTCGAGTACTGCTTCCGACGTACCCGGGGCTGGATGATCGCGGGCGGCTCGATTGAGATCCTCAAGAACCGAATCGCCGAGGACGTCTTCGGCCGCCGGTTCTCGTCCCGGGCGCGCTGA
- a CDS encoding acetate--CoA ligase family protein: MSADLHRAMFAPASVALVGASDVRGKPTARPLEFLRQHGWKGDIFPVNPKRETVLGERTWSSLTDLPTVPDHALILTPADAAVDAVRECAQLGVTVATVVADGFLPGTPDGDRRRRELREIVERSSLRVLGPSSLGVATVASGFAFTGNAAFAEGSLPTGDVFLASQSGSVLGALLSRGAEMGIGFAGMVSVGNEFDISLGEVCLAAVADPAVKSFALFLENISHADDLTAFARAAAERGKPVIAYKLGRSDDGARLSVSHTGALAGDDAVAEAFLRAHGIARVTTFDALLEGQLLARRVPIAPTRSERRIAVVSTTGGGGAMAVDCLAHAGLRVTAPEAATAARLAEIGVDAGHGALVDLTLAGATYDTIKAALDVLLAAPEFDAVVAVPGSSARFTPDVSVKPIVDSADAATPLAVFVVPSAPAALQLLRGSGVPAFRTAEALADAMTAVFNRAPVRAEITAPAPGTDGRTLDEDASYAVFDSVGLAGAPRVILSVDDLPADLPLPAPAVVKVVADQLAHKSDLGGVVLGVADGAGLAAAVSDIRASVGAARPDLTIDRVMVQQMVHGVAEVLIGLRRDADAGPVVVLAAGGVLAEVYHDRSVRMAPVDLDQAQEMIGEVRGLAVAKGFRGAPRGDLDALAEAIVAVSRLAVSTDRVVIEAEANPVLVLREGEGVRAVDAVVTVVEV; encoded by the coding sequence ATGAGTGCCGATCTCCATCGGGCCATGTTCGCGCCGGCGTCGGTCGCCCTCGTCGGCGCCTCCGACGTACGCGGCAAGCCGACCGCGCGGCCGCTGGAGTTCCTGCGGCAGCACGGTTGGAAGGGTGACATCTTTCCCGTCAACCCCAAGCGCGAGACAGTGCTCGGCGAGCGCACCTGGTCGTCCCTCACTGACCTGCCGACCGTTCCGGACCATGCGCTGATCCTCACGCCGGCCGACGCTGCGGTCGATGCCGTGCGCGAGTGCGCCCAGCTGGGCGTCACCGTCGCCACCGTGGTTGCCGACGGCTTCTTGCCGGGTACGCCCGACGGGGACCGGCGGCGCCGCGAGCTTCGCGAAATCGTGGAGCGCTCCTCGCTGCGAGTGCTCGGGCCCAGCAGCCTGGGTGTCGCCACGGTCGCATCCGGGTTCGCGTTCACCGGCAACGCCGCCTTCGCCGAGGGCTCTCTCCCGACGGGCGACGTCTTCCTCGCCTCGCAGTCCGGCAGCGTGCTGGGCGCTCTGCTGTCCCGCGGCGCAGAGATGGGTATCGGTTTCGCCGGCATGGTGTCGGTCGGGAACGAGTTCGACATCTCCCTGGGCGAGGTCTGCCTGGCCGCCGTCGCCGACCCGGCCGTGAAGAGCTTTGCGCTCTTCCTCGAGAACATCTCCCATGCCGACGACCTGACCGCGTTCGCGCGCGCCGCCGCCGAACGAGGCAAGCCGGTCATCGCCTACAAGCTCGGCCGCTCCGACGACGGTGCGCGACTCTCCGTCTCCCACACCGGTGCCCTGGCGGGCGACGACGCTGTCGCCGAGGCCTTCCTGCGGGCCCACGGAATCGCCCGCGTGACCACCTTCGACGCCCTGCTCGAGGGGCAGTTGCTCGCTCGCCGGGTGCCGATCGCGCCGACCCGCTCCGAGCGGCGCATCGCCGTGGTCTCCACGACCGGTGGCGGCGGTGCGATGGCTGTCGACTGCCTGGCGCACGCGGGCCTGCGGGTCACCGCACCCGAGGCGGCCACCGCCGCCCGGCTCGCCGAGATCGGCGTCGACGCCGGTCACGGCGCGCTCGTCGACCTGACCCTCGCCGGGGCGACGTACGACACCATCAAGGCGGCCCTCGACGTGCTGCTCGCAGCCCCTGAGTTCGACGCGGTCGTCGCCGTGCCGGGCAGCTCGGCCCGATTCACCCCGGACGTGAGTGTCAAGCCGATCGTCGACTCCGCCGATGCCGCGACGCCGCTCGCGGTCTTTGTGGTCCCCTCGGCACCCGCGGCCCTGCAGCTGCTCCGAGGCAGCGGGGTGCCGGCGTTCCGTACCGCCGAAGCTCTCGCCGACGCGATGACCGCGGTCTTCAACCGCGCACCGGTGCGTGCCGAGATAACGGCTCCGGCGCCCGGCACCGACGGGCGCACGCTCGACGAGGACGCCTCCTATGCGGTGTTCGACAGCGTCGGTCTGGCCGGCGCGCCGCGCGTGATCCTCTCGGTCGATGACCTCCCGGCCGATCTGCCGCTACCTGCACCGGCCGTCGTCAAGGTGGTCGCGGACCAGTTGGCGCACAAGAGCGATCTCGGCGGCGTGGTGCTCGGCGTCGCGGACGGTGCGGGTCTCGCCGCCGCAGTGTCCGACATCCGCGCGTCGGTCGGCGCGGCCCGTCCCGACCTCACCATCGACCGGGTGATGGTGCAGCAGATGGTCCACGGCGTCGCCGAGGTCCTCATCGGTCTGCGCCGCGACGCGGACGCGGGGCCCGTCGTCGTGCTCGCCGCCGGGGGTGTGCTCGCCGAGGTTTATCACGACCGTTCGGTACGGATGGCGCCGGTCGACCTCGACCAGGCGCAGGAGATGATCGGCGAGGTGCGTGGCCTTGCGGTCGCGAAGGGGTTCCGCGGAGCTCCGCGCGGCGACCTCGACGCCCTTGCGGAGGCGATCGTTGCAGTCTCGCGGCTCGCCGTGTCGACGGACCGCGTCGTCATCGAGGCTGAAGCCAATCCCGTCCTGGTCTTGCGTGAGGGTGAGGGCGTTCGTGCGGTGGATGCCGTGGTGACCGTGGTGGAGGTCTGA